One window of Arvicola amphibius chromosome 6, mArvAmp1.2, whole genome shotgun sequence genomic DNA carries:
- the LOC119817724 gene encoding LOW QUALITY PROTEIN: olfactory receptor 2D2-like (The sequence of the model RefSeq protein was modified relative to this genomic sequence to represent the inferred CDS: deleted 1 base in 1 codon), with the protein MDSLTASTMWMIPGQNQSRVSEFILLGFSSDPTTNSILFIVFLFIYLCSVMGNGLIILLVCLDTHLHTPMYFFLCILAMLDMGCVTTTMPQMLVHFLAHSHTISFAGCWIQMYVFGALGITECTFFVVMAYDRYVAICYPLRYTVILNWGLCIQLASGSLVCGFLSALLHTFFTMSLPYCGPNKVNHYFCEGPAVRSLACMDTHLIEMVDQVLSVFMLLIPISLIVTSYVHIAMTVLKIKSTQGRCKAFSTCASHLTVVSFFYGPGTYIYMRPNSSYSPERDKQVSLFYNAFTALLNPVVYSLRNKDIKRAFLKVMTHGRVES; encoded by the exons ATG GATTCTCTTACAGCCTCCACCATGTGGATGATTCCAGGACAGAACCAAAGCAGGGTTTCTGAGTTTATCCTGCTTGGCTTCTCCAGTGACCCCACAACCAACAGCATCCTCTTCATTGTGTTCCTTTTCATCTACCTGTGCTCAGTCATGGGCAATGGACTCATCATCCTGCTGGTCTGCCTGgacacacatctgcacactcccatgtacttcttcctctgtaTACTAGCTATGTTGGATATGGGCTGTGTCACTACCACCATGCCCCAGATGTTGGTGCATTTTCTTGCTCACTCTCACACTATCTCCTTTGCTGGCTGCTGGATACAGATGTATGTGTTTGGTGCCCTGGGTATAACTGAGTGCACCTTCTTTGTTGTCATGGCTTATGACAGATATGTGGCCATTTGCTACCCACTGCGTTATACTGTCATCCTCAACTGGGGACTGTGCATACAGTTGGCATCTGGGTCTTTGGTCTGTggtttcctctctgctttgttaCATACTTTCTTCACCATGAGTCTGCCATATTGTGGACCCAACAAAGTCAACCACTACTTCTGTGAAGGTCCTGCAGTGCGCAGCCTGGCTTGCATGGATACCCACCTCATTGAGATGGTGGACCAGGTCTTGAGTGTTTTTATGCTTCTTATTCCAATTTCCCTCATTGTGACCTCTTACGTTCATATTGCCATGACAGTTCTCAAGATCAAGTCCACCCAGGGACGCTGCAAGGCTTTCtctacctgtgcctcccacctgACTGTGGTCTCATTCTTCTATGGTCCAGGCACTTACATCTACATGAGACCCAACTCCAGCTACTCCCCTGAGCGAGACAAGCAGGTCTCACTTTTTTACAATGCCTTTACAGCCTTGCTCAACCCCGTGGTCTACagtttgagaaacaaagacatcAAGAGGGCATTTCTCAAGGTGATGACACATGGTAGGGTGGAATCGTGA